One part of the Magallana gigas chromosome 5, xbMagGiga1.1, whole genome shotgun sequence genome encodes these proteins:
- the LOC105321735 gene encoding protein TANC2 isoform X7 yields MEEQMADCCPLCHMPYDKGKKRRLIDTCGHAKCYSCMFYSESCRICENNPTEAGHHIRQSSDISPYSRVRVKTNGHFTPHMKSSETATQTTPKSFSLSNMHTSGNQLPEPQVPPSRSRFFKPISLSPTASSTPNSSHRGFNPDPAMGSPDLHPAADPSLTPYDDLDELSRLDRVGPALDQNDHPDPPPPSPDVAQNDLIVRLGLLLSDKGRPNDPSHMTPMKQGNQGNQTEDTFTSVSSIGSNEVTPERGIPTPDRGISDTSPLSTLTASSGSERGHYSGIRMGTESLTYTGSRDPSAESMNSFMSTSTGNSMSPHATTKRPHSITTSTPGQIEELFGKRGNFRRSSARATIGHSGERRITITPIKPPQIRLKAQVFEVPHNEGKALFVGREWLFKDIEMALNSEPTTDRVRGVVLTGGIGAGKTAIIEQLVDSSFFTDGRSGLVEGSEHKINRDRMVYNGLTNYSPKSTLSHGLSASTSNLTYDCLRSLGSQVVGYHFCQADNNVTCLVPEFVHSLAAQLSQAPQLAAYHEMLLQDPHLQHVLSLKECVQNPSSAFIKGILDPLESLKEQGRITSDSCLIVIDSLNEAEFHKPDYGDTIASFLCRHVEQFPLWLKLVLTVHSSLVEITKDLGFTTICIDRDQNNDLIGKDLIDYVNHRIETSPSIGNNISLNGKLEQSTQVKFCHHLQTLSKGSFLFCKMTLDLIERGHLVLKSSNYKILPMNISEVFLLHFNLKFQSVRSFEKVSPILVVCLATLYPMNLEEIYYTINSGYTQHFLPWEEFTQRMSMLQGFLFLRKDSTYMFFHPAFREWLIRRDEADNPKFLCDLRGAEFDPRLGHALMSFKLSRISAPLNPDKTIELGHHILKAHIYKNVSKQRGYSSRDMQAYWMALSSESLNAALASHRNLFSPNVKVSRLILLSGANPNMRTPYQNNSPVLCIAAMEGFTDMVSLLLEFSASVDAVSDSGMSALCYAASAGHTEILRMLCQRNARLSHVDKSGQCPAVHAAMHGHLDALIFLLQCDWSEYDGQLTKVEAMQQAMVASAATGHTNIIDFLLHNYSATSDGFGINYCDTLLGETALTASCSHGFKDVVLFLIDQGASLHQPNNKSLTPLLCAVDAGHWNVADLLLGMGSSLEQTDKHGRTPLMIAAYKGHIGVLEMLLARGSSLHQVDKEGLTALCWACLKGHHHIIQTLLDKGANLHHVDRRGRTPLQLAAFHGDAQVVQSLLERGAQIEHADQNGMRALDRAIDRRNTAVVVCFLKKGAKLGQTTWAVAAGKPDILILLLNKLMEDGNVLYKKNRIREAAQRYQYALKKFPNENVVEDSRTFKDLKLNLLLNLSRCKRKLNDCVSAIDLATQALQIKSKCFEAYYARARAKRDDRQFSSAVEDLKEALKLAPSNRELQRLLTRVRDECTEQARYENLHGSQSNVMDRGERRAEETAL; encoded by the exons ATGGAGGAGCAAATGGCGGACTGCTGTCCCTTGTGTCACATGCCCTATGACAAAGGGAAGAAGCGGCGCTTGATTGACACCTGTGGACATGCAAAGTGTTACAGCTGCATGTTCTACTCGGAAAGCTGCCGAATCTGTGAAAACA ACCCCACAGAGGCAGGTCACCACATCAGACAGAGCAGTGACATATCCCCCTACAGCCGAGTCAGGGTGAAGACCAACGGTCACTTCACGCCTCATATGAAGTCTTCGGAAACTGCCACTCAAACCACACCCAAGtctttttcactttcaaatatgCATACCA GTGGAAACCAGTTACCTGAACCCCAAGTACCACCATCAAGGTCCCGGTTCTTTAAGCCCATTTCCTTGTCGCCCACAGCTTCCAGTACACCTAACTCCTCACACAGGGGCTTTAATCCAGACCCTGCCATGGGGTCTCCAGACCTCCACCCTGCAGCTGACCCTAGTCTGACCCCATATGATGACCTTGATGAGTTGTCAAGGTTAGACAGAGTAGGTCCTGCTCTTGACCAGAATGATCATCCAG ATCCCCCTCCTCCATCTCCAGATGTTGCCCAGAATGATCTAATAGTGAGGCTGGGCCTGTTGCTGTCGGACAAGGGTCGACCTAATGACCCCTCTCATATGACACCCATGAAGCAGGGTAACCAAGGGAACCAGACAGAGGACACATTTACCAGTGTGTCTTCTATAGGCAGTAATGAGGTGACACCGGAGAGGGGAATCCCCACCCCAGACAGGGGGATCTCTGACACCAGTCCCCTGTCAACTCTCACTG CTTCCTCTGGGAGTGAACGGGGACATTACAGTGGAATCCGAATGGGGACCGAGTCCCTCACCTACACCGGCAGCAGGGACCCCAGCGCCGAGAGCATGAACTCTTTTATGTCCACTAGTACCGGCAATAGCATGAGTCCTCACGCCACCACCAAGAGACCACACTCCATCACAA CCTCCACACCTGGACAGATAGAAGAGTTGTTTGGTAAGAGGGGAAACTTCCGCAGATCTTCTGCCCGGGCCACCATTGGTCACTCTGGCGAGCGCCGCATCACAATAACCCCCATCAAACCACCACAAATACGACTCAAGGCTCAGGTGTTTGAGGTTCCCCACAATGAGGGAAAAGCACTGTTTGTTGGGAGGGAATGGCTGTTCAAGGATATAGAAATG GCCCTGAACAGTGAGCCCACCACAGACAGAGTGAGGGGTGTGGTCCTGACTGGGGGTATTGGGGCAGGAAAGACCGCCATCATAGAGCAGCTAGTGGACAGCAGCTTCTTCACCGACGGCCGGAGTGGGCTCGTAGAAG ggAGTGAACACAAGATAAACAGGGATCGTATGGTGTACAATGGTCTTACAAACTACAGTCCGAAATCCACCTTGTCCCATGGCCTGAGTGCATCAACATCCAATCTTACTTACGATTGTCTGAGAAGTCTCGGATCACAAGTAGTTGGCTACCATTTTTGTCAGGCAGATAATAATGTCACCTGTCTGGTGCCCGAGTTTGTCCACAGTCTCGCTGCTCAGCTATCTCAAGCGCCACAGCTCGCCGCCTACCACGAAATGCTCCTGCAGGATCCACACTTACAACATGTGCTTAGTCTCAAGGAGTGCGTGCAAAATCCTTCAAGTGCTTTCATTAAAGGAATCCTGGATCCTTTAGAATCTTTGAAGGAACAGGGCAGAATTACTTCAGACAGTTGTTTGATTGTGATAGACTCTCTGAATGAGGCAGAGTTCCACAAGCCAGATTATGGTGACACGATAGCTTCATTTCTGTGTCGCCACGTTGAACAGTTTCCTTTGTGGTTGAAATTGGTGTTAACTGTTCATTCTTCCTTGGTGGAGATCACAAAAGACTTGGGTTTCACAACTATTTGTATTGACCGAGACCAAAACAACGACCTTATAGGAAAAGACCTGATAGATTATGTGAACCATAGAATTGAAACAAGTCCTAGTattggaaataatatatcaCTGAATGGTAAACTAGAACAATCGACACAAGTCAAATTCTGTCATCATCTACAAACTCTTAGCAAAGGGTCATTTTTGTTCTGCAAGATGACCCTGGACTTGATAGAAAGAGGACACCTGGTGCTTAAAAGTTCAAACTACAAAATATTACCCATGAACATTTCTGAAGTGTTCCTATTACATTTTAACTTGAAGTTCCAAAGTGTGAGGTCATTTGAGAAGGTGTCTCCTATTTTGGTTGTGTGTTTGGCGACTCTGTATCCGATGAATCTTGAGGAGATCTACTACACCATCAACTCTGGCTACACCCAGCACTTTCTGCCGTGGGAGGAGTTCACCCAGCGGATGAGCATGCTGCAGGGCTTCTTGTTTCTGCGTAAAGACTCCACCTACATGTTCTTTCACCCTGCCTTCAGGGAGTGGCTTATCCGCCGCGACGAGGCAGACAATCCAAAGTTTCTCTGTGATCTTCG TGGTGCCGAATTTGACCCAAG ACTTGGCCATGCTTTGATGTCGTTCAAGCTGTCAAGGATATCCGCCCCACTGAACCCTGATAAAACCATAGAGTTAGGGCACCACATTCTGAAGGCCCACATCTACAAAAATGTCAGCAAGCAGCGTGGCTACTCCTCCCGTGACATGCAGGCTTACTGGATGGCCCTCAGCTCTGAGAGCCTGAACGCTGCCCTCGCATCTCACCGCAACCTCTTCTCTCCTAATGTCAAG GTCAGTCGACTGATCTTATTGTCGGGGGCCAACCCCAACATGAGAACCCCGTACCAGAACAACTCGCCGGTCCTTTGTATTGCGGCTATGGAGGGATTCACGGACATGGTGTCCCTGCTTCTGGAGTTCAGTGCCAGTGTGGACGCCGTCTCAGACAGTGGGATGTCGGCTCTGTGTTATGCTGCCAGTGCTGGACACACGGAGATCCTAAGGATGCTGTGTCAGAGGAATGCTCGG CTGTCACATGTAGATAAGAGTGGTCAGTGCCCAGCTGTTCATGCCGCCATGCATGGCCATTTGGATGCCCTCATCTTCCTTCTGCAATGCGATTGGTCAGAATATGATGGTCAGCTGACTAAAGTGGAGGCCATGCAGCAGGCAATGGTAGCTTCTGCTGCCACAGGACACACAAAT ATCATTGACTTCCTATTACATAACTACTCTGCAACATCTGATGGATTTGGAATCAACTACTGTGATACTTTACTGGGAGAAACAG CATTGACGGCATCTTGTAGCCATGGTTTTAAGGATGTGGTCCTATTTCTGATAGACCAGGGAGCCAGTCTCCACCAGCCAAACAACAAATCCCTGACCCCACTGTTGTGTGCTGTGGATGCTGGTCACTGGAATGTGGCCGACCTACTTCTTGGAATGGGATCCTCCTTggaacagacagacaaacatgGGAGAACACCTCTTATGATAGCAGCATACAAAGGCCACATTGGAGTATTAGAGATGCTGTTAGCTAGAg GGAGCTCCCTGCATCAGGTGGACAAGGAAGGTCTGACTGCCCTGTGCTGGGCCTGTCTGAAGGGACACCACCACATCATACAGACCTTGTTGGACAAGGGAGCTAATCTCCATCATGTAGACAGAAGGGGGAGAACTCCTCTCCAACTTGCAGCATTCCATGGTGATGCTCAAGTG GTGCAATCTTTATTGGAGAGAGGAGCCCAGATTGAGCATGCAGACCAGAACGGGATGAGGGCGCTAGATCGAGCCATTGACAGGAGGAACACAGCCGTGGTGGTGTGTTTCCTGAAGAAGGGAGCCAAGCTGGGACAGACCACCTGGGCCGTAGCAGCAGGAAAACCAGACATACTGATACTGCTGCTCAACAAGTTGATGGAGGATGGAAATGTGCTGTATAAG AAAAACCGTATTCGGGAGGCAGCCCAGCGATACCAGTATGCTTTGAAGAAATTTCCAAATGAAAATGTGGTGGAAGACTCAAGAACCTTCAAAGACCTAAAATTGAACCTGCTCCTCAATCTTTCCAGATGCAAAAGGAAACTTAAT GACTGTGTATCAGCGATTGATCTGGCCACACAGGCACtgcaaataaaaagtaaatgctTTGAAGCATACTATGCAAGGGCTCGGGCGAAACGAGACGACAG ACAATTCTCTTCAGCTGTTGAGGATTTAAAAGAGGCTTTAAAGTTAGCTCCCAGCAACCGAGAACTACAAAGATTACTGACCAGAGTACGTGATGAATGTACAGAGCAGGCACGCTATGAGAACCTTCATGGAAGTCAGTCCAATGTAATGGATCGGGGCGAGAGAAGAGCAGAGGAGACCGCTCTATAG
- the LOC105321735 gene encoding protein TANC1 isoform X1, whose translation MGNKASSPRKDIDGGEIRGRSRSFTGITSKFRKRSKSPPRERSSSFTDTRPKRGSFKFSSHNGGVPTPNSQPPSGGNQSSSPTKSITIRSGGRSREEENDIAKLLSTSCPTRTRHFPPLLDSSVPPEARQKDTLGRDTIRRSLTRKDSESPRLCPKQMRQISRDLYGETLADISKRRGLAVQNRDLSMSQASLGHMSCKSQSLHSLGNVGLEDEDEKIGPVYGKIVLRQNRPKHLHMNRYSGDFDLRVRAGSLSAGDINRKSGTLRNDSPSEPQRRISQPIVSSSDSKVKVNIQRSPEEVVQARRMLVYRALKTDGEELGQNSPDRKSIPILADRRSNKSASSLHRSPSPNSSLTAPHLSLSHGNSALSPGNHTVQLPGNRSPHHSSDSNSALYPCNRPASPSNRSSATNALTELTINSDFRNESNSSSRSLENISKTPEKSPVHVTPPKITPNKRALPNIDEYKILSSSVPSNRELWGSYESLTMRSRKNEDVSEETGLRERSQSVSLNSRHDYTNVHISPLDVEDLGFRSRSSSWSVARDGGRVHSGVGSGYPQAPKVNRLWSYSVTSLSDMGLNPVLPSQHRYIETKRDDFVDVDILRDLSMEEQMADCCPLCHMPYDKGKKRRLIDTCGHAKCYSCMFYSESCRICENNPTEAGHHIRQSSDISPYSRVRVKTNGHFTPHMKSSETATQTTPKSFSLSNMHTSGNQLPEPQVPPSRSRFFKPISLSPTASSTPNSSHRGFNPDPAMGSPDLHPAADPSLTPYDDLDELSRLDRVGPALDQNDHPDPPPPSPDVAQNDLIVRLGLLLSDKGRPNDPSHMTPMKQGNQGNQTEDTFTSVSSIGSNEVTPERGIPTPDRGISDTSPLSTLTASSGSERGHYSGIRMGTESLTYTGSRDPSAESMNSFMSTSTGNSMSPHATTKRPHSITTSTPGQIEELFGKRGNFRRSSARATIGHSGERRITITPIKPPQIRLKAQVFEVPHNEGKALFVGREWLFKDIEMALNSEPTTDRVRGVVLTGGIGAGKTAIIEQLVDSSFFTDGRSGLVEGSEHKINRDRMVYNGLTNYSPKSTLSHGLSASTSNLTYDCLRSLGSQVVGYHFCQADNNVTCLVPEFVHSLAAQLSQAPQLAAYHEMLLQDPHLQHVLSLKECVQNPSSAFIKGILDPLESLKEQGRITSDSCLIVIDSLNEAEFHKPDYGDTIASFLCRHVEQFPLWLKLVLTVHSSLVEITKDLGFTTICIDRDQNNDLIGKDLIDYVNHRIETSPSIGNNISLNGKLEQSTQVKFCHHLQTLSKGSFLFCKMTLDLIERGHLVLKSSNYKILPMNISEVFLLHFNLKFQSVRSFEKVSPILVVCLATLYPMNLEEIYYTINSGYTQHFLPWEEFTQRMSMLQGFLFLRKDSTYMFFHPAFREWLIRRDEADNPKFLCDLRGAEFDPRLGHALMSFKLSRISAPLNPDKTIELGHHILKAHIYKNVSKQRGYSSRDMQAYWMALSSESLNAALASHRNLFSPNVKVSRLILLSGANPNMRTPYQNNSPVLCIAAMEGFTDMVSLLLEFSASVDAVSDSGMSALCYAASAGHTEILRMLCQRNARLSHVDKSGQCPAVHAAMHGHLDALIFLLQCDWSEYDGQLTKVEAMQQAMVASAATGHTNIIDFLLHNYSATSDGFGINYCDTLLGETALTASCSHGFKDVVLFLIDQGASLHQPNNKSLTPLLCAVDAGHWNVADLLLGMGSSLEQTDKHGRTPLMIAAYKGHIGVLEMLLARGSSLHQVDKEGLTALCWACLKGHHHIIQTLLDKGANLHHVDRRGRTPLQLAAFHGDAQVVQSLLERGAQIEHADQNGMRALDRAIDRRNTAVVVCFLKKGAKLGQTTWAVAAGKPDILILLLNKLMEDGNVLYKKNRIREAAQRYQYALKKFPNENVVEDSRTFKDLKLNLLLNLSRCKRKLNDCVSAIDLATQALQIKSKCFEAYYARARAKRDDRQFSSAVEDLKEALKLAPSNRELQRLLTRVRDECTEQARYENLHGSQSNVMDRGERRAEETAL comes from the exons ATGGGGAATAAAGCTTCTTCACCAAGAAAAGATATCGATGGAGGTGAAATTCGAGGAAGGAGTCGATCTTTTACGGGAATAACCTCCAAATTTCGTAAAAGAAGCAAGAGTCCACCAAGAGAGCGCAGCTCTTCATTTACAGATACTAGGCCCAAAAGGGGGAGTTTCAAATTTTCTAGTCACAATGGAGGGGTTCCCACTCCAAATAGTCAACCCCCATCAGGAGGCAACCAAAGTTCTAGTCCCACGAAGAGTATCACTATCAGGTCTGGAGGTCGATCTCGAGAAGAGGAGAATGACATTGCTAAGTTGTTGTCAACTTCCTGCCCAACCCGCACCAGACATTTCCCTCCACTTCTGGATTCCAGCGTGCCTCCTGAGGCCAGACAGAAGGATACCCTGGGTCGGGACACCATCCGCAGGTCCTTGACTCGGAAAGACAGCGAGTCTCCCAGGCTCTGTCCGAAACAGATGAGACAGATTTCCCGGGATCTGTATGGTGAGACATTAGCAGATATTTCAAAGAGGCGGGGACTGGCTGTGCAGAACCGTGACTTGTCAATGTCACAGGCGAGTCTAGGTCACATGTCTTGTAAGTCTCAGTCTCTCCACAGCTTAGGAAATGTTGGACTGGAAGATGAAGACGAAAAAATAGGTCCAGTTTATGGGAAGATAGTGCTAAGACAAAATAGACCAAAGCACCTGCATATGAACAGATACAGTGGTGATTTTGATCTCAGAGTTAGAGCAGGATCTTTGTCTGCAGGTGATATAAACAGAAAGAGTGGCACCTTAAGAAATGATAGTCCCTCAGAACCACAGCGTAGGATATCCCAGCCTATCGTGTCATCATCAGACTCCAAGGTGAAGGTCAACATTcagaggtcaccagaggaggtggTGCAGGCAAGACGCATGTTGGTCTATCGTGCTCTAAAAACTGATGGTGAAGAACTGGGTCAAAATAGTCCAGATCGTAAGTCTATACCTATTCTAGCTGACAGACGGTCAAACAAATCTGCTTCATCCTTACACAGATCTCCTTCACCTAATAGTAGCTTAACCGCACCACATTTATCATTATCACATGGCAACAGTGCTTTGTCTCCTGGCAACCATACTGTGCAGTTGCCTGGCAACAGGTCACCACATCATTCATCAGATAGTAACAGTGCTTTGTATCCATGTAACCGTCCTGCATCACCTAGCAACAGATCATCTGCAACTAATGCACTCACAGAACTTACAATTAACAGTGACTTTAGAAATGAAAGTAACAGTAGTTCAAGGAGTCTGGAGAATATATCAAAAACACCAGAAAAAAGTCCTGTTCATGTGACTCCACCTAAAATCACCCCCAATAAAAGAGCATTACCAAATATTGATGAGTATAAGATTCTCAGTTCAAGTGTACCCTCCAATCGGGAATTGTGGGGATCCTATGAAAGCTTGACAATGCGCTCACGAAAAAATGAGGACGTTTCAGAGGAGACTGGTTTAAGAGAACGTAGTCAAAGTGTCTCCTTAAATTCTAGACATGATTACACAAATGTGCACATTTCGCCTTTGGATGTGGAAGATTTGGGATTTCGTAGCCGCAGTAGTAGTTGGAGTGTGGCAAGAGACGGTGGGAGAGTCCACAGTGGTGTGGGGTCAGGGTATCCCCAGGCCCCAAAGGTTAACCGACTGTGGAGTTACAGTGTTACGTCATTATCGGACATGGGATTAAACCCAGTTTTACCATCCCAACATAGATACATTGAAACAAAGCGTGATGATTTTGTTG ACGTTGACATCTTGCGTGACCTGAGCATGGAGGAGCAAATGGCGGACTGCTGTCCCTTGTGTCACATGCCCTATGACAAAGGGAAGAAGCGGCGCTTGATTGACACCTGTGGACATGCAAAGTGTTACAGCTGCATGTTCTACTCGGAAAGCTGCCGAATCTGTGAAAACA ACCCCACAGAGGCAGGTCACCACATCAGACAGAGCAGTGACATATCCCCCTACAGCCGAGTCAGGGTGAAGACCAACGGTCACTTCACGCCTCATATGAAGTCTTCGGAAACTGCCACTCAAACCACACCCAAGtctttttcactttcaaatatgCATACCA GTGGAAACCAGTTACCTGAACCCCAAGTACCACCATCAAGGTCCCGGTTCTTTAAGCCCATTTCCTTGTCGCCCACAGCTTCCAGTACACCTAACTCCTCACACAGGGGCTTTAATCCAGACCCTGCCATGGGGTCTCCAGACCTCCACCCTGCAGCTGACCCTAGTCTGACCCCATATGATGACCTTGATGAGTTGTCAAGGTTAGACAGAGTAGGTCCTGCTCTTGACCAGAATGATCATCCAG ATCCCCCTCCTCCATCTCCAGATGTTGCCCAGAATGATCTAATAGTGAGGCTGGGCCTGTTGCTGTCGGACAAGGGTCGACCTAATGACCCCTCTCATATGACACCCATGAAGCAGGGTAACCAAGGGAACCAGACAGAGGACACATTTACCAGTGTGTCTTCTATAGGCAGTAATGAGGTGACACCGGAGAGGGGAATCCCCACCCCAGACAGGGGGATCTCTGACACCAGTCCCCTGTCAACTCTCACTG CTTCCTCTGGGAGTGAACGGGGACATTACAGTGGAATCCGAATGGGGACCGAGTCCCTCACCTACACCGGCAGCAGGGACCCCAGCGCCGAGAGCATGAACTCTTTTATGTCCACTAGTACCGGCAATAGCATGAGTCCTCACGCCACCACCAAGAGACCACACTCCATCACAA CCTCCACACCTGGACAGATAGAAGAGTTGTTTGGTAAGAGGGGAAACTTCCGCAGATCTTCTGCCCGGGCCACCATTGGTCACTCTGGCGAGCGCCGCATCACAATAACCCCCATCAAACCACCACAAATACGACTCAAGGCTCAGGTGTTTGAGGTTCCCCACAATGAGGGAAAAGCACTGTTTGTTGGGAGGGAATGGCTGTTCAAGGATATAGAAATG GCCCTGAACAGTGAGCCCACCACAGACAGAGTGAGGGGTGTGGTCCTGACTGGGGGTATTGGGGCAGGAAAGACCGCCATCATAGAGCAGCTAGTGGACAGCAGCTTCTTCACCGACGGCCGGAGTGGGCTCGTAGAAG ggAGTGAACACAAGATAAACAGGGATCGTATGGTGTACAATGGTCTTACAAACTACAGTCCGAAATCCACCTTGTCCCATGGCCTGAGTGCATCAACATCCAATCTTACTTACGATTGTCTGAGAAGTCTCGGATCACAAGTAGTTGGCTACCATTTTTGTCAGGCAGATAATAATGTCACCTGTCTGGTGCCCGAGTTTGTCCACAGTCTCGCTGCTCAGCTATCTCAAGCGCCACAGCTCGCCGCCTACCACGAAATGCTCCTGCAGGATCCACACTTACAACATGTGCTTAGTCTCAAGGAGTGCGTGCAAAATCCTTCAAGTGCTTTCATTAAAGGAATCCTGGATCCTTTAGAATCTTTGAAGGAACAGGGCAGAATTACTTCAGACAGTTGTTTGATTGTGATAGACTCTCTGAATGAGGCAGAGTTCCACAAGCCAGATTATGGTGACACGATAGCTTCATTTCTGTGTCGCCACGTTGAACAGTTTCCTTTGTGGTTGAAATTGGTGTTAACTGTTCATTCTTCCTTGGTGGAGATCACAAAAGACTTGGGTTTCACAACTATTTGTATTGACCGAGACCAAAACAACGACCTTATAGGAAAAGACCTGATAGATTATGTGAACCATAGAATTGAAACAAGTCCTAGTattggaaataatatatcaCTGAATGGTAAACTAGAACAATCGACACAAGTCAAATTCTGTCATCATCTACAAACTCTTAGCAAAGGGTCATTTTTGTTCTGCAAGATGACCCTGGACTTGATAGAAAGAGGACACCTGGTGCTTAAAAGTTCAAACTACAAAATATTACCCATGAACATTTCTGAAGTGTTCCTATTACATTTTAACTTGAAGTTCCAAAGTGTGAGGTCATTTGAGAAGGTGTCTCCTATTTTGGTTGTGTGTTTGGCGACTCTGTATCCGATGAATCTTGAGGAGATCTACTACACCATCAACTCTGGCTACACCCAGCACTTTCTGCCGTGGGAGGAGTTCACCCAGCGGATGAGCATGCTGCAGGGCTTCTTGTTTCTGCGTAAAGACTCCACCTACATGTTCTTTCACCCTGCCTTCAGGGAGTGGCTTATCCGCCGCGACGAGGCAGACAATCCAAAGTTTCTCTGTGATCTTCG TGGTGCCGAATTTGACCCAAG ACTTGGCCATGCTTTGATGTCGTTCAAGCTGTCAAGGATATCCGCCCCACTGAACCCTGATAAAACCATAGAGTTAGGGCACCACATTCTGAAGGCCCACATCTACAAAAATGTCAGCAAGCAGCGTGGCTACTCCTCCCGTGACATGCAGGCTTACTGGATGGCCCTCAGCTCTGAGAGCCTGAACGCTGCCCTCGCATCTCACCGCAACCTCTTCTCTCCTAATGTCAAG GTCAGTCGACTGATCTTATTGTCGGGGGCCAACCCCAACATGAGAACCCCGTACCAGAACAACTCGCCGGTCCTTTGTATTGCGGCTATGGAGGGATTCACGGACATGGTGTCCCTGCTTCTGGAGTTCAGTGCCAGTGTGGACGCCGTCTCAGACAGTGGGATGTCGGCTCTGTGTTATGCTGCCAGTGCTGGACACACGGAGATCCTAAGGATGCTGTGTCAGAGGAATGCTCGG CTGTCACATGTAGATAAGAGTGGTCAGTGCCCAGCTGTTCATGCCGCCATGCATGGCCATTTGGATGCCCTCATCTTCCTTCTGCAATGCGATTGGTCAGAATATGATGGTCAGCTGACTAAAGTGGAGGCCATGCAGCAGGCAATGGTAGCTTCTGCTGCCACAGGACACACAAAT ATCATTGACTTCCTATTACATAACTACTCTGCAACATCTGATGGATTTGGAATCAACTACTGTGATACTTTACTGGGAGAAACAG CATTGACGGCATCTTGTAGCCATGGTTTTAAGGATGTGGTCCTATTTCTGATAGACCAGGGAGCCAGTCTCCACCAGCCAAACAACAAATCCCTGACCCCACTGTTGTGTGCTGTGGATGCTGGTCACTGGAATGTGGCCGACCTACTTCTTGGAATGGGATCCTCCTTggaacagacagacaaacatgGGAGAACACCTCTTATGATAGCAGCATACAAAGGCCACATTGGAGTATTAGAGATGCTGTTAGCTAGAg GGAGCTCCCTGCATCAGGTGGACAAGGAAGGTCTGACTGCCCTGTGCTGGGCCTGTCTGAAGGGACACCACCACATCATACAGACCTTGTTGGACAAGGGAGCTAATCTCCATCATGTAGACAGAAGGGGGAGAACTCCTCTCCAACTTGCAGCATTCCATGGTGATGCTCAAGTG GTGCAATCTTTATTGGAGAGAGGAGCCCAGATTGAGCATGCAGACCAGAACGGGATGAGGGCGCTAGATCGAGCCATTGACAGGAGGAACACAGCCGTGGTGGTGTGTTTCCTGAAGAAGGGAGCCAAGCTGGGACAGACCACCTGGGCCGTAGCAGCAGGAAAACCAGACATACTGATACTGCTGCTCAACAAGTTGATGGAGGATGGAAATGTGCTGTATAAG AAAAACCGTATTCGGGAGGCAGCCCAGCGATACCAGTATGCTTTGAAGAAATTTCCAAATGAAAATGTGGTGGAAGACTCAAGAACCTTCAAAGACCTAAAATTGAACCTGCTCCTCAATCTTTCCAGATGCAAAAGGAAACTTAAT GACTGTGTATCAGCGATTGATCTGGCCACACAGGCACtgcaaataaaaagtaaatgctTTGAAGCATACTATGCAAGGGCTCGGGCGAAACGAGACGACAG ACAATTCTCTTCAGCTGTTGAGGATTTAAAAGAGGCTTTAAAGTTAGCTCCCAGCAACCGAGAACTACAAAGATTACTGACCAGAGTACGTGATGAATGTACAGAGCAGGCACGCTATGAGAACCTTCATGGAAGTCAGTCCAATGTAATGGATCGGGGCGAGAGAAGAGCAGAGGAGACCGCTCTATAG